One genomic window of uncultured Campylobacter sp. includes the following:
- a CDS encoding TRAP transporter large permease subunit, with protein MIGIVMFAAALFMLLLGFPVAFTFGAVAVIFGFIYGLSEAWDYAQGFEILTEAFEDMSRQFFSLMPNRIYSIMENQLLISVPLFILMGMILQKTRLAERLLESMAFLFGGVRGGVAISTVLVGALLAATTGIVGATVIAMGVISLPVMMKYGYDKPLATGTIAAAGTLGQIIPPSIVLIILGDILSVSVGDLFSAAVIPGLVLVGFYVIYIAIISYICKDYAPPVPPLEGLSKSKQIFIALKNVVPVLVLILLVLGSIFAGIATPTESSSVGCLGAIALAVLYRTFSFRLIYDALKNTTKISGMVFMILMGATAFSMIFSYTGGDEVVKNFMENLPGQAWGFIALTMVVIIVLGFFLDYVEISYIILPILLPIVESLHINPVWFAILIAVNLQTSFMTPPFGFSIFFLKGVTPPQIHTTDIYKGVLPFILLQILVLLTLAIFPGVFGLKAFLG; from the coding sequence ATGATAGGCATAGTGATGTTTGCGGCAGCGCTTTTTATGCTGCTACTGGGATTTCCCGTTGCGTTTACGTTCGGCGCCGTGGCTGTGATTTTCGGCTTTATCTACGGACTTAGTGAGGCGTGGGATTACGCGCAGGGCTTTGAAATTTTAACCGAAGCTTTCGAGGATATGAGTAGGCAGTTTTTTTCACTGATGCCTAATAGAATTTACTCGATTATGGAAAATCAACTGCTAATTTCGGTGCCGCTTTTTATTTTGATGGGTATGATTTTGCAAAAGACTCGCCTTGCGGAGCGCTTATTAGAGTCGATGGCATTTTTATTCGGCGGCGTACGAGGCGGCGTGGCGATCAGCACCGTTTTGGTGGGCGCGCTACTTGCGGCTACGACGGGCATAGTGGGCGCGACTGTCATCGCTATGGGCGTCATCAGCCTGCCCGTGATGATGAAATACGGCTATGATAAGCCGCTGGCTACCGGCACTATCGCTGCTGCAGGCACGCTTGGGCAGATTATCCCGCCTTCTATCGTGCTGATTATTTTAGGCGATATACTTTCTGTTTCGGTGGGCGATCTTTTCTCTGCAGCAGTTATTCCTGGGCTCGTGCTAGTGGGTTTTTACGTGATTTATATTGCGATTATTTCATATATTTGTAAAGATTATGCGCCGCCTGTTCCGCCGCTAGAGGGGCTTAGCAAATCAAAGCAAATTTTTATCGCGCTTAAAAACGTCGTGCCGGTGCTCGTGCTGATTTTGCTCGTCTTAGGATCTATTTTTGCGGGCATCGCTACGCCTACGGAGAGCTCGTCGGTAGGCTGCTTGGGTGCGATAGCACTAGCTGTTTTATACCGCACGTTTTCGTTTAGACTGATCTATGACGCACTAAAAAATACCACTAAAATTTCGGGCATGGTTTTTATGATTTTGATGGGCGCCACGGCATTTTCGATGATTTTTTCTTACACGGGCGGAGATGAGGTCGTAAAAAATTTTATGGAGAATCTGCCCGGTCAAGCATGGGGATTTATCGCGCTTACGATGGTAGTTATCATAGTGCTTGGATTTTTTCTCGATTATGTCGAAATTTCATATATCATTTTGCCGATACTTTTGCCGATAGTAGAGTCTTTGCATATCAATCCCGTGTGGTTTGCGATCTTAATCGCTGTAAATTTACAAACATCGTTTATGACGCCGCCATTTGGATTTTCGATATTTTTCTTAAAGGGCGTGACGCCGCCGCAAATCCACACCACGGACATTTATAAGGGCGTGCTACCTTTTATTTTATTGCAAATTCTAGTGCTATTAACGCTCGCAATCTTTCCGGGGGTTTTTGGTTTAAAAGCTTTTTTAGGCTAG
- the rnhA gene encoding ribonuclease HI, which translates to MKSVKLFSDGSCLGNPGAGGWAYILQYGDAIKKASGAEAMTTNNQMELTAAIMGLSALKQPCRVELFTDSEYVVKAVNSWLAKWIVTDFKGKKNADLWRRYLAAAAPHEIKASWVKGHAGHPQNEECDAMARAAAEAIKG; encoded by the coding sequence GTGAAATCGGTCAAACTTTTTAGCGACGGCAGTTGCCTCGGAAACCCTGGAGCAGGCGGCTGGGCTTACATACTGCAATACGGCGACGCGATAAAAAAGGCAAGCGGCGCAGAAGCGATGACGACGAATAATCAAATGGAGCTAACAGCCGCTATAATGGGGCTTAGCGCGCTTAAGCAGCCCTGCCGCGTCGAGCTTTTTACCGATAGCGAATATGTCGTTAAAGCGGTAAATTCCTGGCTTGCAAAGTGGATCGTTACCGATTTTAAGGGCAAGAAAAACGCGGATCTGTGGCGCAGATACCTTGCGGCGGCAGCACCTCACGAGATCAAAGCCTCGTGGGTCAAGGGGCATGCGGGTCATCCGCAAAACGAGGAGTGCGACGCTATGGCTCGCGCGGCGGCGGAAGCGATAAAGGGCTAA
- a CDS encoding ATP-binding protein yields MKALALFSGGLDSMLAVKLIVSQGIEVLALNMDIGFGGKDDKSEIMRRRAAAAGADFKSVDIRSEYLRQVLFEPKYGYGKHFNPCIDCHGYMFKTALAMLQSEEASFIITGEVLGQRPMSQRAQALAQVGGLSGDEEGLILRPLCAKLLPPTTPEIKGWVDRGALLDISGRGRARQMQLAAEFGFEDYETPAGGCLLTVQSFSERIKDAVKFEKIETPADAEILKFGRHLRLPGGAKLIIGRDESDNKKLAAVQNPKFSEIKFKDDVVGALSLLSRGASETDRELAARLALTYAKTDAARRYALLIEGSELSASPFESKDAAREYFV; encoded by the coding sequence ATGAAGGCATTGGCGCTCTTTAGCGGCGGGCTTGACTCTATGCTCGCGGTCAAACTCATCGTCTCACAAGGCATAGAGGTGCTCGCGCTGAATATGGATATCGGATTTGGCGGCAAGGACGATAAGAGCGAGATCATGCGCCGCAGAGCCGCGGCCGCTGGGGCGGATTTTAAAAGCGTCGATATCAGAAGCGAATATCTACGTCAGGTGCTTTTCGAGCCCAAATACGGCTACGGCAAGCACTTCAACCCCTGCATCGACTGCCACGGATATATGTTTAAGACCGCGCTTGCGATGCTGCAAAGCGAAGAGGCGAGCTTCATCATCACGGGCGAGGTGCTCGGACAGCGCCCGATGAGCCAGCGCGCGCAGGCTCTAGCTCAGGTCGGCGGGCTTAGCGGCGATGAGGAGGGGCTGATCCTGCGTCCGCTGTGCGCGAAGCTGCTGCCGCCCACGACGCCCGAGATCAAGGGCTGGGTAGATAGGGGCGCGCTGCTTGACATTAGCGGGCGCGGGCGGGCTAGACAGATGCAGTTGGCGGCAGAGTTCGGCTTTGAGGATTACGAAACGCCCGCGGGAGGCTGTCTACTAACGGTGCAGAGCTTCAGCGAGCGGATCAAGGATGCGGTAAAATTTGAAAAGATCGAAACGCCCGCGGACGCTGAAATTTTAAAATTCGGGCGCCATCTGCGCCTGCCGGGCGGCGCCAAGCTCATAATCGGACGGGATGAGAGCGATAACAAAAAGCTTGCCGCCGTGCAAAATCCAAAATTTAGCGAGATAAAATTTAAAGATGACGTCGTGGGCGCGCTAAGCCTGCTAAGTAGGGGCGCGAGCGAGACGGATAGAGAGCTTGCGGCGAGACTGGCGCTAACATACGCTAAAACGGACGCCGCGCGCCGCTACGCCCTGCTCATAGAGGGTAGCGAGCTGAGCGCAAGCCCATTTGAGAGCAAGGATGCTGCGCGCGAGTATTTTGTGTAA
- a CDS encoding biotin/lipoyl-containing protein, with protein MAKKLIDVMDTTFRDGFQSVFGARVAMQDFLPAVSSAKDAGITHFEFGGGARFQSLYFYLNEDAFEMMDKFRSIVGPEANLQTLSRGVNTVTLDTGSREIIDLHAKLFAKHGTTTIRNFDALNDVENLKFSGECIHRHGLKHEVVVTMMDLPPGCSGAHDAAFYERILRQILDAQIPFDSVCFKDASGTSSPQKVYETIKRARKILGDGVHIRLHTHETAGVSVACYQAALVAGVDGIDLAAHPVSGGTSQPDILTLLHATKGQNFDLGLDAEKILKYEEVLGECLKDYFMPPEATQVSPLIPFSPMPGGALTANTQMMRDNKILDKFPAVIKVMREVVEKGGFGTSVTPVSQFYFQQAFNNVMFGPWKKIAEGYGKMVLGYFGKTPVKPDEGVIKMAAEQLGLQPTTKHAVDIADADESKSVAYAQKILREQGIEPSEENIFIALACKEKGIAFLKGEGKVMSRKKEDVAPAASHQSGISKNGKFDVKINGKIYNVEFAGQNVLVNGDRYDVSFDTSAPAKPQPQSSAGEQPTADARGGTDDNDIKATLPSNVFKILIKEGDAVKAGQNVIVLEAMKMEINIESPRDGIIDKILIAQGDTVDADQVLAILR; from the coding sequence ATGGCTAAAAAGCTTATCGACGTTATGGATACGACCTTTCGCGACGGATTTCAGTCAGTTTTTGGCGCGCGCGTGGCGATGCAGGACTTCTTGCCTGCCGTTAGCTCGGCCAAAGACGCCGGCATCACGCATTTTGAGTTCGGCGGTGGCGCGCGGTTTCAGAGCCTATATTTTTACCTAAACGAAGACGCCTTTGAGATGATGGATAAATTTAGAAGCATCGTGGGGCCTGAGGCGAACCTGCAGACCCTTAGCCGCGGTGTAAATACCGTCACGCTCGATACCGGCAGCCGCGAGATCATCGATCTGCACGCCAAGCTTTTTGCCAAGCACGGCACGACGACGATTCGAAATTTCGACGCGTTAAATGATGTGGAAAATTTAAAATTTAGCGGCGAGTGCATACATCGCCACGGTCTTAAACACGAAGTCGTGGTTACGATGATGGATCTGCCGCCTGGATGTAGCGGCGCGCACGATGCGGCATTTTACGAGAGAATTCTTCGTCAAATTTTAGACGCGCAGATCCCGTTTGATAGCGTCTGCTTCAAAGACGCAAGCGGCACCAGCAGCCCGCAGAAGGTCTATGAGACGATCAAGCGCGCGCGTAAAATTTTAGGCGACGGCGTGCATATCCGTTTGCACACTCACGAGACGGCGGGCGTTAGCGTCGCATGCTATCAGGCTGCGCTCGTTGCGGGCGTAGACGGCATCGACCTTGCCGCGCATCCCGTAAGCGGCGGCACGAGCCAGCCGGATATCCTCACGCTGCTGCACGCGACGAAGGGGCAAAATTTCGACCTGGGCCTAGACGCAGAGAAAATTTTAAAATACGAAGAGGTTTTGGGCGAGTGCTTGAAGGATTACTTCATGCCGCCCGAGGCTACGCAGGTAAGCCCGCTAATTCCGTTTTCGCCGATGCCGGGAGGCGCGCTTACCGCAAACACCCAGATGATGCGCGATAATAAAATTTTAGACAAATTCCCGGCCGTCATCAAGGTCATGCGCGAGGTCGTCGAAAAGGGCGGTTTCGGTACGAGCGTGACGCCGGTCAGTCAGTTTTATTTCCAGCAGGCGTTTAACAACGTAATGTTCGGCCCGTGGAAAAAGATCGCCGAGGGCTACGGCAAGATGGTGTTAGGTTATTTCGGCAAAACGCCCGTTAAGCCGGATGAAGGCGTGATTAAGATGGCGGCGGAGCAGCTGGGACTACAGCCTACGACCAAACACGCCGTAGATATCGCCGATGCCGACGAGAGCAAGAGCGTCGCGTATGCGCAGAAGATTCTACGCGAGCAGGGCATCGAGCCTAGCGAGGAGAACATATTTATCGCGCTTGCGTGCAAAGAAAAGGGTATCGCGTTTTTAAAAGGCGAGGGCAAGGTGATGAGCCGCAAAAAAGAGGACGTAGCACCCGCCGCAAGCCATCAAAGCGGTATTTCTAAAAATGGCAAATTTGACGTTAAGATTAACGGCAAAATTTACAACGTAGAATTTGCCGGACAAAACGTGCTCGTAAACGGCGATCGATACGACGTCAGCTTCGATACCTCAGCGCCCGCAAAGCCGCAGCCGCAAAGCTCCGCCGGCGAGCAGCCCACTGCTGACGCGCGAGGCGGTACGGACGATAACGATATAAAAGCGACGCTTCCTAGCAACGTATTTAAAATTTTAATAAAGGAAGGCGACGCTGTTAAGGCGGGGCAGAATGTCATCGTTCTTGAAGCGATGAAGATGGAGATAAATATCGAAAGCCCACGTGACGGCATAATCGATAAAATTTTGATCGCTCAAGGCGATACGGTCGATGCCGATCAGGTGCTCGCGATTTTAAGATAA
- a CDS encoding CAP domain-containing protein, with amino-acid sequence MPKRALRLRLLGLGAICALFAACENTPSNLKQPLVAMSGFSFYDDPLSYINNVRAKSGLNQLSQNEILNTSALNHAKYVVANEAMSHDETPGRPNFTGENPSKRAFYAGYNAVVRENLSYNSSDLKSAIDGLLSAIYHRFAFLDFASDEIGIGYFEHGKKSSYVFEMGNSRLNAFCSRNLNDEGSGKFLLGMCKNETLRMREDKFKIATALNSRAYVYYPNDEPALAFFSNEIPDPMPECKITANPVSVEFNAEGPPVTMKSFKIYEGDRELQNVKILDKNSDPNAILSDRQFVLFSRDVFKFDAKYGAEFNYEQGGKQKTLRWEFITQAPKFRYFVVQGGENLSVKNGAFYDIFVAPKDCNDLMKSYKTSYSFMDKPEISSPAANMLRVKLNGAKGAKLEISTDNGAVINLYLSDDSKSYGGMGKIYAAIAAVLAAIILFYFLARRRGR; translated from the coding sequence TTGCCAAAGCGGGCCCTGCGGCTTAGGCTCCTGGGCCTTGGGGCGATTTGCGCGCTTTTTGCCGCATGCGAAAACACCCCCTCAAATTTAAAACAGCCGCTCGTTGCGATGAGCGGCTTTTCCTTTTACGACGATCCGCTAAGCTACATCAACAATGTGCGCGCAAAATCGGGGTTAAATCAGCTTTCGCAGAATGAAATTTTAAACACCTCCGCGCTTAATCACGCAAAATATGTCGTCGCAAACGAAGCGATGTCGCACGACGAGACTCCGGGCAGACCGAATTTTACGGGTGAAAATCCGTCAAAGCGCGCTTTTTACGCAGGCTATAATGCCGTCGTGAGGGAAAATTTGTCCTATAATTCAAGCGATCTAAAAAGCGCGATCGATGGGCTTTTAAGCGCGATTTACCATAGATTTGCATTTTTGGATTTTGCTTCGGATGAGATCGGCATCGGCTATTTTGAGCACGGCAAAAAAAGCAGCTACGTTTTTGAGATGGGAAATTCGCGCCTCAACGCCTTTTGCTCGCGGAATTTAAACGACGAAGGAAGCGGCAAATTTCTACTGGGGATGTGCAAAAACGAAACGCTACGGATGAGGGAGGATAAGTTCAAAATCGCCACCGCGCTAAACTCGCGAGCTTACGTCTATTACCCGAACGACGAGCCCGCGCTTGCGTTTTTCAGCAATGAAATTCCGGATCCCATGCCCGAGTGCAAAATCACCGCAAATCCCGTAAGCGTGGAGTTTAATGCCGAGGGGCCGCCCGTAACGATGAAAAGTTTTAAAATTTACGAAGGCGACAGGGAGCTTCAAAACGTTAAAATTTTAGACAAAAACTCCGATCCTAACGCCATTTTAAGTGATAGGCAGTTCGTGCTTTTCAGCCGAGATGTTTTTAAATTCGACGCCAAATACGGCGCGGAGTTTAATTACGAGCAGGGCGGCAAGCAAAAGACGCTACGGTGGGAGTTCATCACGCAAGCGCCTAAATTTAGATACTTCGTCGTGCAAGGCGGAGAAAATCTGAGCGTGAAAAATGGCGCGTTTTACGATATATTCGTAGCCCCCAAAGACTGCAACGATTTGATGAAAAGCTACAAAACCAGCTACTCCTTTATGGATAAGCCCGAAATTTCAAGCCCCGCGGCAAATATGCTGCGCGTAAAGCTAAACGGCGCAAAGGGCGCGAAGCTTGAAATTTCGACCGATAACGGTGCGGTAATAAACCTGTATTTAAGCGACGACTCCAAAAGCTACGGCGGCATGGGTAAAATTTACGCCGCAATCGCGGCGGTTTTGGCGGCGATCATCTTGTTTTATTTTTTGGCAAGGCGCAGAGGGCGATAG
- the dnaG gene encoding DNA primase translates to MIKNESIENLLATVDIVDVVEKYVPLKRSGANFVGVCPFHDDSHPSMSVSSKLGIFHCFSCKAGGNAIKFIQDYEKISFPEAVEKLAGMYNFALQYTGAKVQERSEEKKVLGILNAYYQSCLYQNPAAVKYLYERGLSDATIRKFGLGYAGASVQTIRVLQNEEIPPQDALNAGAVKQNERGLYASFIERITFPIYNHASKLVGFGGRTISGNPAKYVNSPQCALFDKSKIFYAFDLAKKSAIAKKTLIITEGYMDVIMLHQAGIDNAVAVLGTALTPAHLPLIKRAELNVVLSFDGDAAGINAAIKSARLLCLNKIDSSVAIIGGGADPADMIAAGKVRELEQIYASGMESGEFLIRRIAKKYDLTRPVQKEAALNEIKEFTAALGPVLAESYQSLVAQILNVSPASFNLSSGGKNFGAGFEGRNFNEGGSFGSYDFGSYEGRGADGKGGASGSLNGGNFIRAQNMALYESSAPPAASARLGRTLLRRKEIAELQIIKSMLLDGEMAQLGLGCLERRDFRMHGDIFEAFLAFSRSGGNFKNFIAGESGNADSNASENFTAGGAGEIIQGESVNLKIGENSSEQNFIEQGSAGAVNLKGSSAQQGANGGDKQEVKQGEREAAAQNVQSAQSVQNTQNAETEARENLRALALDDEILPIGGAALFNDACKILRRNALQDLMQKLKNSDAPDKIERILEYQKKINQLK, encoded by the coding sequence ATGATTAAAAACGAAAGCATAGAAAATCTGCTGGCCACCGTAGATATCGTAGACGTCGTAGAAAAATATGTCCCGCTTAAGCGCAGCGGCGCAAATTTCGTAGGCGTCTGCCCCTTCCACGACGATTCGCACCCGAGCATGAGCGTGAGCTCCAAACTTGGAATTTTTCACTGCTTTTCGTGCAAAGCGGGCGGCAACGCGATTAAATTTATCCAAGATTACGAAAAGATAAGCTTCCCTGAAGCGGTCGAAAAGCTTGCGGGGATGTATAATTTCGCGCTGCAATACACCGGTGCTAAAGTCCAGGAGCGCAGCGAAGAGAAGAAGGTGCTCGGGATTTTAAACGCCTATTATCAAAGCTGCCTTTATCAAAACCCCGCCGCCGTGAAATACCTGTACGAGCGCGGACTGAGTGATGCGACTATTCGCAAATTCGGCCTTGGCTACGCAGGAGCTAGCGTGCAGACGATCAGGGTTTTACAAAACGAAGAAATTCCGCCGCAAGACGCGCTAAATGCGGGCGCGGTAAAGCAAAACGAGCGCGGGCTCTACGCAAGCTTCATCGAGCGCATCACCTTTCCGATCTACAACCACGCGAGCAAGCTCGTGGGTTTCGGCGGTCGCACGATAAGCGGCAACCCAGCCAAATACGTCAATTCGCCGCAGTGCGCGCTGTTTGATAAATCTAAAATTTTCTACGCATTCGACCTTGCGAAAAAAAGCGCGATCGCCAAAAAAACCCTCATCATCACCGAGGGCTACATGGACGTCATCATGCTGCATCAAGCGGGCATCGACAACGCCGTAGCGGTGCTCGGCACGGCGCTGACGCCCGCTCATCTGCCGCTTATAAAGCGCGCGGAGCTTAACGTCGTGCTTAGCTTCGACGGCGACGCCGCGGGCATCAATGCGGCGATAAAATCGGCGCGGCTTTTGTGCCTAAATAAGATCGACTCAAGCGTCGCTATAATCGGCGGCGGCGCCGATCCTGCGGATATGATTGCGGCGGGTAAGGTGCGCGAGCTAGAGCAAATTTATGCTAGCGGCATGGAGAGCGGGGAGTTTCTGATCCGAAGAATCGCTAAAAAATACGACCTCACCCGCCCCGTGCAAAAAGAAGCGGCGCTAAATGAGATCAAAGAATTTACCGCAGCGCTCGGCCCCGTGCTCGCCGAGTCCTATCAGAGCCTAGTGGCGCAAATTTTAAATGTCTCGCCCGCTTCGTTTAATCTCTCTAGCGGCGGTAAAAATTTCGGCGCGGGCTTTGAGGGGCGAAATTTTAACGAGGGCGGGAGCTTCGGCTCTTACGATTTCGGTTCTTACGAAGGGCGCGGCGCAGACGGCAAGGGCGGTGCGAGCGGAAGCTTAAACGGCGGAAATTTTATTCGCGCGCAAAACATGGCGCTCTATGAAAGCTCTGCGCCGCCTGCGGCTTCGGCGAGGCTCGGGCGGACGCTACTGCGCCGCAAGGAGATCGCGGAGCTTCAGATCATAAAATCGATGCTGCTCGATGGCGAGATGGCACAGCTCGGGCTCGGCTGCTTGGAGCGGCGCGATTTTCGCATGCACGGCGATATTTTCGAGGCGTTTTTGGCTTTCTCTCGCAGCGGCGGAAATTTTAAAAATTTCATCGCGGGCGAGAGCGGTAATGCGGATAGTAATGCAAGCGAAAATTTTACCGCGGGCGGCGCGGGAGAAATTATCCAGGGCGAGAGCGTAAATTTAAAAATCGGCGAGAATTCTAGCGAGCAAAATTTTATCGAGCAAGGCTCTGCAGGCGCCGTAAATTTAAAAGGCTCCTCCGCGCAGCAGGGCGCAAACGGCGGCGATAAGCAAGAAGTAAAGCAAGGCGAGAGGGAAGCCGCAGCTCAAAATGTTCAAAGCGCTCAAAGTGTCCAAAATACTCAAAACGCCGAAACCGAAGCCCGCGAAAATCTACGCGCGCTTGCACTGGATGATGAAATTTTGCCGATCGGCGGCGCGGCGCTTTTTAACGATGCGTGCAAAATTTTACGCCGCAACGCCCTGCAAGATCTGATGCAAAAGCTCAAAAACTCCGACGCGCCCGACAAGATCGAGCGGATCTTGGAGTATCAAAAAAAGATCAATCAACTCAAGTAA
- a CDS encoding tetratricopeptide repeat protein encodes MDNFFLDDRDPIFGLIMLISIILLVSILSYIWGVFSKKNERQSLENFIKKFDTLDALSTEHRQLLASPQIDIPTLGILASSFVKSGDFERAIEIYLIALSKASGGVQREFILTNLGIVYFKAGFLGRAEEVFLQALKLRPRNKEALTHLTVIYERLKRFNEALEVLDALREQDAEVYAQSQFERAQIIANDANTPFNKKIAKISKLNFKGAGRFCMELFIKNKEPMEGFERFPPIEQAIDLIYDFPAAVNTQDAEYNALFYALGRSDQKPQSASRIFEINALMAMKDAGFEDAGLSFSYTCAKCKSSVGLFSHRCPVCYELGSMEIRAQISEKTGEIGQTF; translated from the coding sequence TTGGATAATTTTTTCTTAGACGATCGCGACCCGATTTTCGGGCTTATCATGCTGATAAGCATAATCTTGCTAGTGTCGATTCTAAGCTATATTTGGGGAGTTTTTTCTAAAAAAAACGAGAGGCAGAGCCTAGAGAATTTTATCAAAAAATTTGACACCCTAGACGCGCTTAGCACCGAGCACAGACAGCTTTTGGCAAGCCCGCAAATAGACATCCCGACGCTTGGAATTTTGGCTAGCTCTTTCGTCAAAAGCGGCGACTTCGAGCGCGCGATAGAAATTTATCTAATCGCGCTAAGTAAGGCTAGCGGCGGCGTGCAGAGGGAGTTTATCCTCACCAATCTCGGTATCGTATATTTCAAAGCGGGCTTTTTAGGGCGCGCCGAAGAGGTGTTTTTACAGGCGCTGAAGCTGCGCCCGAGAAACAAAGAGGCCCTTACGCATCTTACGGTGATTTATGAGCGGCTAAAGCGCTTTAATGAGGCGCTTGAGGTGCTTGACGCGCTGCGCGAACAGGACGCCGAAGTATATGCCCAAAGCCAGTTTGAACGCGCCCAGATCATCGCAAACGACGCCAATACGCCGTTTAACAAGAAGATCGCTAAAATTTCAAAGCTAAACTTCAAAGGCGCAGGGCGGTTTTGCATGGAGCTTTTTATCAAAAACAAAGAGCCTATGGAGGGCTTTGAGCGCTTCCCGCCGATCGAGCAGGCGATCGATCTTATCTATGATTTCCCTGCGGCGGTAAACACGCAGGATGCGGAGTATAACGCGCTTTTTTACGCGCTTGGAAGAAGCGATCAAAAGCCGCAGAGCGCGAGTAGAATTTTTGAGATTAACGCGCTTATGGCTATGAAGGACGCGGGCTTTGAGGACGCCGGGCTTAGCTTTAGCTACACCTGCGCGAAGTGCAAAAGCTCGGTGGGGCTTTTCTCGCACCGCTGTCCGGTCTGCTACGAGCTAGGCAGCATGGAGATCAGAGCGCAAATTTCGGAGAAAACCGGTGAAATCGGTCAAACTTTTTAG
- the pckA gene encoding phosphoenolpyruvate carboxykinase (ATP): MTTPNDLDKLGLKDIKKINHNLSYDELFELEKAMNEGRVSSNGTFMVDTGIFTGRSPKDKYFVKQDPSQKYIAWGKVNQPISKELFDKLLAKAKAQLSGKEIFIQDAYCGASKSSRKNVRFVTEVAWQAHFVKNMFIRPSESELAEFHPDFVVYNACKCKNEDYASDGLHSDVFVIFNVEENVAVIGGTWYGGEMKKGIFSMMNYWLPLAGKMSMHCSANVGKEGDTALFFGLSGTGKTTLSTDPNRKLIGDDEHGWDDEGIFNFEGGCYAKCINLDPSSEPEIYAAIKRDALLENVVADEAGVVDYKDGSKTENTRVSYPIYHIDNYEPSSAGGHPKNIIFLTADAFGVLPPVAKLTKEQAMYYFLSGYTAKVAGTERGITEPVATFSACFGEPFMPLHPTVYAKLLGEKIDKHNVSVYLVNTGWSGGAYGVGKRMSIKATRACINAILDGSIKKCEFENFEKFNLAIPKELAGVETKLLNPIDTWTHPAEYKITRDKLAKMFEENFKRYEDVKEGVEFAKAGPAA; the protein is encoded by the coding sequence ATGACAACTCCGAATGATTTGGACAAACTAGGTCTTAAAGATATAAAAAAAATCAACCACAACCTAAGCTACGACGAGCTTTTCGAGCTTGAAAAGGCGATGAATGAAGGGCGCGTGTCAAGCAACGGCACTTTTATGGTCGATACAGGCATATTTACGGGTCGCAGCCCAAAGGATAAGTATTTCGTAAAGCAAGACCCGAGCCAAAAATACATCGCGTGGGGCAAGGTAAATCAGCCTATCTCAAAAGAGCTTTTCGATAAGCTTTTAGCCAAAGCCAAAGCTCAACTAAGCGGCAAGGAAATCTTTATCCAAGACGCCTATTGCGGCGCCAGTAAATCCAGCCGCAAAAATGTGCGTTTCGTAACCGAAGTCGCGTGGCAGGCGCATTTTGTTAAAAATATGTTCATCCGCCCAAGCGAGAGCGAGCTAGCGGAATTTCATCCTGATTTCGTCGTTTACAACGCGTGCAAATGCAAAAACGAGGACTACGCGAGCGACGGGCTGCATTCCGACGTTTTCGTTATTTTTAACGTCGAGGAAAATGTCGCCGTTATCGGCGGCACGTGGTACGGAGGCGAGATGAAAAAGGGAATTTTTTCGATGATGAACTACTGGCTACCGCTTGCGGGCAAGATGTCGATGCACTGCTCGGCAAACGTGGGCAAAGAGGGCGACACGGCGCTATTTTTCGGCCTAAGCGGCACGGGTAAAACGACGCTATCAACCGATCCAAACCGCAAGCTAATAGGCGACGACGAACACGGCTGGGACGATGAAGGGATATTTAACTTCGAGGGCGGTTGCTACGCGAAGTGCATAAATTTAGACCCGAGCAGCGAGCCTGAAATTTACGCCGCGATCAAGCGCGACGCGCTGCTTGAAAACGTGGTCGCGGATGAGGCTGGCGTCGTAGACTACAAAGACGGCAGCAAGACCGAAAACACCCGCGTCAGCTATCCGATCTATCACATCGATAACTACGAGCCAAGCTCTGCGGGCGGCCATCCCAAAAACATAATCTTCCTAACCGCCGACGCATTCGGCGTTTTGCCGCCGGTCGCAAAACTAACCAAAGAGCAGGCGATGTATTATTTCCTAAGCGGCTATACGGCAAAAGTCGCAGGCACCGAGCGCGGTATCACCGAGCCTGTGGCGACTTTTAGCGCGTGCTTTGGCGAGCCGTTTATGCCGCTGCATCCGACCGTTTACGCTAAGCTGCTAGGCGAAAAGATCGACAAGCACAATGTCAGCGTCTATCTGGTAAACACCGGCTGGAGCGGCGGCGCATACGGCGTAGGCAAGCGAATGAGCATAAAAGCTACGCGCGCGTGCATAAATGCGATCCTTGACGGCAGTATCAAAAAGTGCGAATTTGAAAATTTCGAAAAATTTAACCTCGCGATCCCAAAAGAGCTCGCAGGCGTCGAGACGAAGCTGCTAAATCCGATCGACACGTGGACGCACCCGGCGGAATATAAAATCACGCGCGATAAGCTTGCAAAGATGTTTGAAGAGAATTTTAAACGCTACGAGGACGTAAAAGAGGGGGTCGAGTTTGCCAAAGCGGGCCCTGCGGCTTAG